One genomic segment of Gottschalkia acidurici 9a includes these proteins:
- a CDS encoding alkaline phosphatase-like protein — translation MRYRNKKAFVLTLLMILILISSSVYASNTNKSDKKVYVVVANKLTLQDINNMENLKNLASTGSLGLMNTKGSNNANSSEGFLSINSSSRAYGRSNYSQAFNLTNQKLSLYKTRVGYIEDNQYQVGNVEINRIKNENLEKSYDSTIGALGDNMHSAGLKTAVFGNSDTDEITSRMGSIIPMDSNGLVDFGNVDSILVKDENYPYGVRTDYEKILKEIKKIKDEVSLTVIDTGDLDRLASYNQYLSDETFNYHRENIIKNIDNFIKELTTEMDDNSTIMIISPNVEQERIAASKLSPIVIWENKSESSILTSGTTRREGIVTNLDIAPTISNILKAPTKNFVGHNIKSIKVDNNIEFIENLDKSTNLVSNLRSPFLTVYNTFTIVTIILSLIVLVLNLKDNKKLVRTIESMTLTIILLPIVLLILPLFNIVNQYIYILVSISMILFTLLILNFISKKYRIWALIFLNFLIITLDIGTGSTLARSSIMGYDPIIGARYFGIGNELVGVLLGSMALTVSFLLDKVNNKLSLVLLPISIVIVAHPSLGANVGGTISILFAVIIFIFLLSNININFRRLMLIGIGVVAIIFAIGVIDIYISPNPTHLGQTFLMILQKGPMFITGIVVRKMQMNIKLIGVSMWGKVLFTSLMFSSIALTLFKDKVRRIFKENKYLDIGLISLIAGSIVGLLVNDSGLLLAAISSMFIVSTIIYTMIISLEKDSSGK, via the coding sequence ATGAGATATAGAAATAAAAAAGCATTTGTTTTAACTTTATTGATGATATTAATATTAATATCAAGTAGCGTTTATGCTAGTAATACTAACAAAAGTGACAAGAAAGTATATGTTGTTGTTGCAAATAAGCTAACATTACAAGATATCAATAATATGGAAAACTTAAAGAACTTAGCAAGTACTGGAAGTTTAGGACTTATGAATACTAAGGGATCTAATAATGCTAACTCTTCGGAAGGATTTCTATCTATTAACTCATCATCAAGAGCCTATGGTAGATCTAACTATTCTCAAGCGTTCAATTTAACTAATCAAAAATTATCTTTATATAAAACAAGAGTAGGGTATATAGAAGATAATCAGTATCAGGTTGGAAATGTAGAGATTAATAGAATAAAAAATGAAAATCTAGAGAAATCATATGATTCTACAATAGGAGCACTTGGAGATAATATGCATTCAGCTGGATTAAAGACCGCAGTTTTTGGAAATTCAGATACTGATGAGATAACTTCAAGAATGGGAAGTATTATACCTATGGATAGTAATGGTCTTGTGGACTTTGGAAATGTAGATAGTATTCTTGTTAAAGATGAAAATTATCCTTATGGTGTAAGAACAGACTATGAAAAAATTTTAAAAGAAATCAAAAAGATTAAAGATGAAGTGTCTTTAACAGTAATAGACACAGGTGACTTAGACAGGTTAGCATCTTATAATCAATACTTAAGTGATGAAACATTTAATTACCATAGAGAAAATATAATAAAAAATATTGATAACTTTATAAAAGAACTAACTACTGAAATGGATGACAATTCAACTATAATGATAATAAGTCCAAATGTTGAACAAGAGAGGATTGCTGCAAGTAAATTATCACCAATTGTAATATGGGAAAATAAAAGTGAAAGTAGCATACTTACATCAGGAACTACTAGAAGAGAGGGTATTGTTACTAATCTTGACATAGCTCCAACTATATCTAATATTTTAAAAGCTCCAACTAAGAATTTTGTAGGTCATAATATAAAATCAATAAAAGTAGATAATAATATAGAGTTTATAGAAAATTTAGATAAGAGTACTAATTTAGTATCTAACTTAAGATCACCATTTTTAACAGTATATAATACATTTACCATAGTGACAATTATATTATCACTAATAGTGCTAGTTTTAAATTTAAAAGATAATAAGAAATTAGTTAGAACTATAGAAAGCATGACTTTAACAATAATATTACTACCAATTGTACTGTTAATCTTACCTTTATTTAATATAGTAAATCAGTATATATATATACTAGTAAGTATATCTATGATACTCTTTACACTTCTAATTTTAAATTTTATAAGTAAGAAATATAGAATCTGGGCATTAATATTTTTGAATTTTTTAATAATAACTTTAGATATAGGAACTGGAAGTACACTAGCAAGATCATCTATTATGGGATATGATCCTATAATAGGAGCAAGGTATTTTGGAATTGGAAATGAGTTAGTAGGTGTATTATTAGGTAGTATGGCACTTACTGTATCTTTTCTTTTAGACAAGGTTAATAATAAATTATCTTTGGTATTGTTACCTATATCCATAGTGATAGTTGCACACCCAAGCTTAGGTGCCAATGTTGGAGGAACTATAAGTATACTTTTTGCAGTTATTATATTCATATTTTTACTTAGCAATATAAATATAAACTTTAGGAGATTGATGCTTATAGGAATTGGTGTAGTGGCAATAATATTTGCTATAGGAGTTATAGATATATATATAAGTCCAAATCCAACTCATCTAGGTCAAACTTTTTTAATGATACTACAAAAGGGTCCAATGTTTATAACAGGTATTGTTGTTAGAAAAATGCAGATGAATATTAAATTAATAGGTGTATCTATGTGGGGGAAAGTATTATTTACAAGTTTAATGTTTAGTAGCATAGCACTTACTTTATTTAAAGATAAAGTAAGAAGAATATTCAAGGAGAATAAATATCTTGATATTGGATTAATAAGCTTAATAGCAGGAAGTATAGTTGGACTTTTAGTAAACGATTCAGGATTATTGTTAGCAGCTATATCAAGTATGTTTATCGTATCGACTATTATATATACTATGATAATATCTTTAGAGAAAGATTCATCTGGGAAGTGA
- a CDS encoding aldo/keto reductase, which produces MDYVKLGNTGILVSRLCFGSLTMGPLQANLTISEGANLIEYAFEQGVNFLDTAEIYDNYGYIKKAFENIKRDKYIISTKSYSYSKETAEVSLKKALDGIGTDYIDIFLLHEQESEYTIKGHYEAIEYFLKAKEKGIIRALGISTHNVAGVNAICKYDELDIIHPIINKIGIGIQDGTVEDMLKAIKAAYDKGKGIYAMKPLGGGHLIKDVESSFNYVRDIPFIHSIAIGMQSLEEIDGNVSLINNGYIPNEIKKKIDKKQRRLQIADWCIGCGACVSTCKNDGIEIIDGKAQPIKGKCIFCGYCAPKCPEFCIKVI; this is translated from the coding sequence ATGGATTATGTAAAACTAGGGAATACAGGAATATTAGTATCTAGGCTATGTTTTGGCTCTCTTACTATGGGGCCTTTACAAGCAAATTTAACAATTAGTGAAGGAGCTAACTTAATAGAATATGCATTTGAACAAGGAGTTAATTTCTTAGATACAGCAGAAATTTATGATAACTATGGATATATAAAAAAAGCTTTTGAAAATATCAAAAGAGATAAATATATAATTTCAACTAAGTCTTATTCATATTCTAAAGAGACTGCAGAAGTAAGTTTAAAAAAAGCATTAGATGGAATAGGGACAGACTATATAGATATATTTCTCCTTCATGAGCAAGAAAGTGAATATACTATAAAGGGTCACTATGAAGCTATAGAATACTTTTTAAAGGCCAAAGAAAAAGGTATAATAAGAGCCTTAGGAATATCTACACATAATGTGGCAGGAGTTAATGCTATATGTAAATATGATGAATTAGACATAATCCATCCGATAATAAACAAAATAGGAATAGGAATACAAGATGGTACAGTAGAGGATATGCTAAAAGCTATCAAAGCAGCTTATGATAAAGGCAAAGGAATATATGCTATGAAACCTTTAGGTGGAGGTCATCTTATAAAAGATGTTGAATCGTCATTTAACTACGTGAGAGATATACCTTTTATACATTCAATAGCAATAGGAATGCAGTCGTTAGAAGAAATAGATGGAAATGTAAGCCTTATAAACAATGGATATATACCGAATGAAATAAAGAAGAAGATAGATAAAAAGCAAAGAAGACTTCAAATTGCAGATTGGTGTATAGGCTGTGGAGCTTGTGTAAGCACATGTAAAAATGATGGAATAGAGATAATTGATGGTAAGGCTCAACCTATAAAAGGAAAATGTATATTCTGCGGATACTGTGCACCTAAATGTCCAGAGTTTTGTATAAAGGTAATATAA
- the ruvX gene encoding Holliday junction resolvase RuvX, which translates to MKRIMGLDVGDKTIGVAVSDPLGITSQGVTTIRRKGIKSDIEELKSIVEEYCIEKVVIGLPKNMNNTIGPQGEKVLKFSEKFKEKFELEIILQDERLTTVSAERVLIDADVSRKKRKDVIDKVAATYILQSYLDRSK; encoded by the coding sequence ATGAAGAGGATAATGGGATTAGATGTGGGAGATAAAACTATAGGAGTTGCTGTTTCAGATCCACTTGGGATAACATCTCAGGGAGTTACTACTATTAGAAGAAAAGGTATAAAGTCAGATATAGAAGAATTAAAGAGTATAGTAGAGGAATACTGTATAGAAAAAGTAGTAATTGGGCTTCCTAAGAATATGAATAATACTATAGGACCTCAAGGTGAAAAAGTTTTAAAGTTTTCAGAAAAGTTTAAAGAAAAGTTTGAATTGGAAATAATATTACAAGATGAAAGATTAACAACTGTATCTGCTGAAAGAGTGCTTATAGATGCAGATGTAAGTAGAAAAAAAAGAAAAGATGTGATAGATAAAGTTGCAGCAACTTATATACTGCAATCTTATTTAGACAGATCTAAATAA
- a CDS encoding DUF1292 domain-containing protein — protein sequence MSEEENIIKLIDEDGKEQDFEVIATFDVEDDEYAALLPLGEEEEEVYLLKIEYDENGDATLRNIEDEEEFSDVAAAYEAIVDEII from the coding sequence ATGTCAGAAGAAGAAAACATAATTAAGTTAATAGACGAAGATGGTAAAGAACAAGACTTTGAGGTTATAGCAACGTTTGATGTTGAAGATGATGAATATGCAGCGTTACTTCCACTAGGTGAAGAAGAGGAAGAAGTGTATTTATTAAAAATAGAATATGATGAAAATGGAGACGCAACTTTAAGAAATATAGAGGATGAAGAAGAATTTAGTGATGTAGCTGCAGCATATGAGGCTATAGTAGATGAAATAATATAG
- a CDS encoding Fur family transcriptional regulator, translated as MEKISDDLKIKLKEKGYKLTTQRKAIIDVFLKNQSSHLSPEEIYDNVRNSYPEIGLATVYRTLQLLEQLNIVYKVNFDDGCSRYELNLDTDDHQHHHLICIKCGKVKEVKLDLLENLESEIEKEGDFKVVNHNVKFFGYCKNCEDESY; from the coding sequence ATGGAGAAAATTTCAGATGATTTAAAAATTAAATTAAAAGAAAAAGGATATAAACTGACTACACAAAGAAAGGCTATAATAGACGTCTTTTTAAAAAATCAAAGTAGTCATCTAAGTCCTGAGGAAATATATGATAATGTTAGGAATAGCTATCCTGAAATAGGGTTAGCTACAGTGTATAGAACATTACAACTATTAGAACAATTAAATATAGTTTACAAAGTTAACTTTGATGATGGATGTAGCAGATATGAACTGAATCTTGATACTGACGATCACCAACATCATCATCTTATATGTATTAAATGTGGTAAGGTAAAAGAAGTTAAGCTAGACTTATTAGAGAATCTAGAGTCAGAAATAGAGAAAGAGGGAGATTTTAAAGTAGTTAATCACAATGTTAAATTTTTCGGATACTGTAAAAATTGTGAAGACGAGTCCTATTAA
- a CDS encoding ribonuclease J has translation MSKKSPKLRIIPLGGLYEVGKNITVIEYNDEIIVIDCGLTFPEEEMLGIDVVIPDITYLLKNREKIKGIVLTHGHEDHIGALPYVLKRINVPVYGTKLTLGLLENKLKEHNIQNAKLHIIKASQSMEIGQFGLEFIRTSHSIPDTVAIAIHTPVGTIVHTGDFKIDFTPINGEVMDFYKFAELGSKGVLLLLADSTNVERAGYTMSEKTVGDTFKDIFMTAKQRIIVATFASNIHRVQQIINAAVIFDRKVAVSGRSMVNVVNVATELGYLNVPEGTLIELNDIGKYPDDKVVVITTGSQGEPMSALARIASSDHKKMDLRPGDLVIISASPIPGNEKTISKVINKLFKKGANVIYEALADVHVSGHACQEELKLIHSLLKPKYFIPVHGEYRHLEQHAKLAEDLGMPRENIFLAENGSVLEFTEESGNIVGSVPSGNILVDGLGVGDVGNIVLRDRKHLSEDGLIVIVVTISKEDGSVIAGPDIVSRGFVYVRESEDLMEEAKRVVRNVLMECEKNHITDWATLKSSIRDALRSFLCENKRNPMILPIIMEI, from the coding sequence ATGTCTAAGAAATCACCAAAATTAAGAATAATTCCTCTGGGAGGTCTGTATGAGGTAGGTAAAAATATAACGGTAATAGAATATAATGATGAAATAATAGTTATAGACTGTGGACTGACGTTTCCGGAAGAAGAAATGTTAGGTATAGATGTGGTTATACCAGATATAACATATCTTCTAAAGAATAGGGAAAAAATAAAAGGAATAGTATTAACTCATGGGCATGAAGACCATATAGGCGCGTTACCATATGTTCTTAAAAGAATAAATGTTCCTGTATATGGAACAAAATTAACTCTAGGATTACTAGAGAATAAATTAAAAGAACATAATATTCAGAATGCAAAGCTTCATATTATAAAAGCATCACAATCTATGGAAATAGGACAATTTGGATTAGAATTTATAAGAACTAGTCATAGTATACCAGACACAGTAGCAATAGCAATTCACACACCTGTAGGAACTATAGTTCATACAGGAGACTTCAAAATAGATTTTACTCCAATAAATGGAGAAGTAATGGACTTTTATAAATTTGCTGAACTAGGAAGTAAAGGGGTATTGCTACTTTTAGCAGATAGTACTAATGTAGAAAGAGCAGGATACACTATGTCTGAAAAGACAGTTGGGGATACTTTTAAAGATATATTCATGACAGCTAAGCAAAGAATAATAGTGGCTACTTTTGCATCAAATATACACAGGGTTCAACAAATAATAAATGCAGCAGTAATTTTCGATAGAAAAGTAGCTGTATCAGGTAGAAGTATGGTAAATGTAGTAAATGTAGCTACTGAATTAGGATATTTAAATGTACCAGAGGGAACTCTTATAGAATTAAATGATATAGGAAAATATCCAGATGATAAAGTGGTAGTTATTACTACTGGAAGTCAGGGAGAGCCAATGTCTGCATTAGCTAGGATAGCTTCTTCAGATCATAAAAAGATGGATTTGAGACCGGGAGATTTGGTTATAATATCAGCTAGCCCTATACCTGGAAATGAAAAAACTATATCTAAAGTTATAAATAAGTTATTTAAAAAAGGTGCAAATGTAATATATGAAGCACTAGCAGATGTCCATGTATCTGGTCATGCTTGCCAAGAGGAACTTAAATTAATTCATAGCTTATTAAAACCTAAATACTTTATACCTGTTCATGGAGAGTACAGACACTTAGAGCAACATGCTAAGCTAGCAGAGGATCTTGGTATGCCTAGAGAAAATATTTTCTTGGCTGAAAACGGTTCTGTTTTAGAATTTACAGAAGAGAGTGGAAATATAGTAGGAAGTGTACCATCAGGAAATATTTTAGTAGATGGCTTAGGTGTAGGAGATGTAGGTAATATAGTACTTAGAGATAGAAAACACTTGTCAGAAGATGGTTTAATAGTTATTGTTGTAACGATTAGTAAAGAAGACGGTAGTGTCATTGCAGGTCCAGATATAGTTTCAAGAGGATTCGTATATGTTAGAGAGTCAGAAGATTTAATGGAAGAAGCCAAAAGGGTAGTAAGAAATGTGTTAATGGAATGTGAGAAAAATCATATAACTGATTGGGCTACTTTGAAGTCTAGCATAAGAGATGCATTAAGAAGTTTCCTTTGTGAAAATAAAAGAAATCCTATGATATTACCTATAATCATGGAAATATAA
- a CDS encoding QueT transporter family protein — MNTKYLTKASIIAAIYVVLVLVEIPLGPITYGPIQIRISEGLALLPLVEAAAIPGVFIGCLMANLILAFLSGFGLVDVLGGSLVTLLAAYMTSKMPNKILGVLPPVILNGLIVSIWVSNFMGVPYIVTVGTIGLGELIAVSVFGNITLYIYNRIRKHI; from the coding sequence ATGAATACTAAATACTTAACTAAGGCCAGTATTATAGCCGCTATTTATGTAGTTTTGGTTCTAGTTGAGATTCCACTTGGGCCAATAACATATGGTCCTATACAAATAAGAATATCTGAAGGGCTTGCCTTACTTCCCCTAGTAGAAGCAGCAGCTATACCTGGTGTTTTTATAGGATGTTTAATGGCAAATTTAATATTAGCATTTTTATCAGGATTTGGATTAGTAGATGTACTAGGTGGAAGCTTAGTTACACTCTTAGCTGCCTATATGACTAGTAAAATGCCAAACAAAATATTAGGAGTTTTACCGCCAGTAATATTAAATGGGCTTATAGTTTCTATATGGGTATCAAACTTTATGGGTGTTCCTTATATTGTTACAGTTGGTACTATAGGACTGGGAGAGCTTATAGCTGTATCTGTATTTGGTAATATAACTTTATATATTTACAATAGGATTAGAAAGCACATTTAG
- a CDS encoding O-methyltransferase, with product MGNINRKYIEDYIRSLIPNKKDFISEIGQYALENNVPIVHPEVAQLLKVLVRMNKPKRILEVGTAIGYSALVMAKCMNDGEIVTIERNDDMIKIAEDNIQKNGFKDRIKIIKGDAEDVLKNIDGKFDFIFLDASKGHYKDFFFYFIDKLTEGGVVVSDNILFKGMVATDELVIRRKKTIVKRMRDYLEFISNNESLETSIIPIGDGVAISYKKEDA from the coding sequence TTGGGTAATATAAATAGAAAATATATAGAAGACTATATAAGAAGTTTAATACCTAATAAGAAAGATTTTATATCGGAAATAGGACAATATGCGCTTGAGAACAATGTGCCGATAGTTCATCCAGAAGTTGCTCAACTTCTGAAGGTGTTGGTTAGAATGAATAAACCTAAGAGAATATTAGAAGTAGGGACAGCAATAGGATACTCAGCGTTAGTAATGGCTAAATGCATGAATGATGGAGAAATAGTTACAATAGAGCGTAACGATGATATGATAAAGATTGCAGAAGATAATATACAGAAAAATGGATTTAAAGATAGAATTAAAATTATAAAAGGTGATGCCGAAGATGTTTTAAAGAATATAGATGGTAAGTTTGACTTTATATTTTTAGATGCATCAAAAGGACATTATAAAGATTTCTTTTTTTACTTTATAGATAAATTGACTGAAGGTGGAGTAGTAGTATCAGACAATATATTGTTTAAAGGAATGGTAGCAACAGATGAACTAGTAATTAGAAGAAAAAAAACTATAGTTAAAAGAATGAGAGATTACTTAGAATTCATATCTAATAATGAAAGTCTTGAAACAAGTATAATACCAATAGGAGACGGAGTAGCCATTAGTTATAAGAAGGAGGATGCTTAA
- a CDS encoding peptidase U32 family protein, with protein MLNEKPELLAPAGDLEKLKFAIAYGADAVYLGGSKFGLRASAKNFTIEEMEQGVLYAHERGKKVYVTLNMIPHNEDLIGMSEYVKELERIGVDAVLVADPGVLEIVKESAPKLEIHLSTQANTTNYVAANFWYKQGIKRVVVAREQSLEEIKELRDKGNKELEIEAFVHGAMCISYSGRCLLSNYMTHRDANRGECAQSCRWRYYLVEEKRPGEYFPITEDEKGTYIYNSKDLCMLNHIPELIEAGIDSLKIEGRMKSPYYVATVIRAYRMVIDEYLKDPQNYKMDNKWLEEIKKASYRDFTTGFYFEKPDQNEQLYDTNSYIRGYDFVGLVLNYDEKNKIATVEQRNRIFVGDEIEIFGPNKEYFTQKIEKMWNDKEEEIDVAPRAQQKIKIKVDHPVEKMDILRKELNI; from the coding sequence ATGCTTAATGAAAAACCAGAACTTTTAGCACCAGCAGGAGATTTAGAAAAACTAAAATTTGCAATAGCTTATGGAGCAGATGCAGTATATTTAGGTGGTTCAAAATTTGGACTTAGAGCTTCAGCTAAAAACTTTACAATAGAAGAAATGGAGCAGGGTGTTCTATATGCACATGAAAGAGGAAAAAAAGTATATGTTACTTTAAATATGATACCTCACAATGAAGATCTAATAGGAATGTCAGAGTATGTTAAAGAATTAGAAAGAATAGGTGTAGATGCAGTATTAGTGGCAGATCCTGGTGTACTAGAAATAGTGAAAGAGAGTGCACCTAAATTAGAAATACATTTAAGTACTCAAGCTAACACTACAAACTATGTAGCTGCAAACTTTTGGTATAAGCAAGGAATAAAAAGGGTAGTAGTTGCTAGAGAGCAGTCATTAGAAGAAATAAAAGAACTTAGAGATAAAGGAAATAAAGAATTAGAAATAGAAGCTTTTGTTCATGGAGCTATGTGTATATCTTATTCGGGAAGATGTCTGTTAAGTAACTATATGACTCATAGAGATGCAAATAGAGGAGAATGCGCACAGTCATGTAGATGGAGATACTACCTTGTAGAGGAAAAAAGACCTGGCGAATATTTTCCAATAACAGAAGATGAAAAAGGAACATATATATATAATTCTAAGGATCTATGTATGTTAAATCACATACCTGAGCTTATAGAAGCTGGAATAGATAGCCTTAAAATAGAAGGAAGAATGAAGAGTCCATACTATGTAGCTACGGTAATTAGAGCATATAGAATGGTTATAGATGAATATCTTAAGGATCCTCAAAACTATAAGATGGATAATAAGTGGTTAGAAGAAATAAAAAAAGCTAGCTATAGGGACTTTACAACAGGATTTTACTTTGAAAAGCCAGATCAAAATGAGCAGTTATATGATACTAATTCATATATAAGAGGATATGACTTTGTGGGATTGGTATTGAACTACGATGAAAAGAACAAGATAGCTACTGTAGAACAAAGAAATAGGATATTTGTAGGAGATGAAATAGAAATATTTGGACCTAACAAAGAATATTTTACTCAGAAAATAGAAAAAATGTGGAATGATAAAGAGGAAGAAATCGATGTAGCTCCTCGTGCACAACAAAAGATAAAAATAAAAGTAGATCATCCAGTTGAAAAAATGGATATATTAAGAAAAGAATTAAATATATAA
- a CDS encoding peptidoglycan D,D-transpeptidase FtsI family protein, producing the protein MGKYEKDNTYKRAKIIASFMVSIFLSLMVRLYFIQMVKGEKYQELAMNQQIFNIESSLSRGIIFDRNGKKFTNQDEEKVLYIFKKNIKDNKKNIEELKKALKYSNKEIEKLLNSSDSVIEISLDNKDVNLDKLSNIKDVVIVDKQKRNNDKNILAHVIGYINEKDNIGLSGIEKAFDKEPLKANINHGKTPIFVDAKQRVIPGVSADIGRGEVTGIANSLKLTIDYDIQEKTEEILDKSRKKGAVVVSEVDSGDIIAMASRPNVDLTNIKEELNKHDQRFFNKSLELSYPPGSIFKVPVLLAALEKDEVSLEDKIFCKGYEEVENTIINCNKKGGHGEITVFEGLYNSCNSTFIQIGKKIGAEEIVKTAKVLGFGEKINIGLEDESKGNLPKGKDLVGPAIGNISIGQGNIEVTPLQVTNMMMIVANGGVKKDMSIVDSYVTAQGAHGKKIRRESDQRVLSEDLVNMVKKGLDEVVQRGTASNIEMRSIGGGGGKTGSAQAVLNGKETVHAWFTGYFPKDKPKYVITVFIESGDSGSTQAAPVFEKVAKEIYKIENKK; encoded by the coding sequence ATGGGAAAATATGAAAAAGATAATACATATAAAAGAGCTAAAATAATTGCATCGTTTATGGTAAGTATATTTCTATCGTTAATGGTAAGACTTTATTTTATTCAAATGGTAAAAGGCGAAAAATATCAAGAATTAGCAATGAATCAACAAATATTTAATATTGAGAGTTCTCTATCAAGAGGAATAATATTTGATAGGAATGGAAAAAAGTTTACAAATCAAGATGAAGAAAAAGTCTTATATATTTTTAAAAAGAATATAAAAGATAATAAAAAAAATATTGAAGAATTGAAAAAAGCACTAAAATATAGTAATAAAGAAATTGAGAAATTACTAAATAGTTCTGATTCAGTTATAGAAATTTCTCTAGATAATAAGGATGTTAATTTAGATAAATTATCTAACATAAAGGATGTTGTCATAGTTGATAAACAGAAAAGAAATAATGATAAAAACATTTTAGCACATGTTATAGGTTATATTAATGAAAAGGACAATATAGGATTAAGTGGAATTGAAAAAGCATTTGATAAAGAGCCATTGAAGGCTAATATAAACCATGGCAAAACTCCTATATTTGTAGATGCTAAACAAAGAGTAATTCCTGGTGTAAGTGCAGATATAGGTAGAGGAGAGGTAACTGGAATAGCTAATAGTTTAAAATTAACTATAGATTACGATATACAAGAAAAAACAGAAGAGATACTAGATAAAAGTAGAAAAAAAGGGGCTGTAGTTGTATCTGAGGTTGATAGTGGAGATATAATAGCGATGGCAAGTAGACCTAATGTGGACTTAACAAATATAAAAGAAGAGTTAAATAAACATGATCAAAGATTTTTTAATAAATCATTAGAATTGTCATATCCACCAGGATCTATATTTAAAGTACCAGTACTATTAGCAGCACTTGAAAAAGATGAAGTATCATTAGAGGATAAAATTTTTTGCAAAGGCTATGAAGAAGTAGAGAATACAATTATTAATTGCAATAAAAAGGGAGGACATGGAGAGATTACTGTATTTGAAGGACTTTATAATTCATGCAACTCTACATTTATCCAAATAGGCAAAAAGATAGGAGCAGAAGAGATAGTGAAAACTGCTAAGGTTTTAGGATTTGGAGAAAAGATAAATATAGGTTTAGAAGATGAAAGTAAAGGAAATCTTCCAAAAGGGAAGGACTTAGTAGGTCCCGCAATAGGTAACATATCTATAGGTCAGGGTAATATTGAAGTTACGCCATTACAAGTGACTAATATGATGATGATTGTCGCTAATGGTGGAGTAAAGAAAGATATGTCTATAGTAGATAGTTATGTTACGGCACAAGGTGCACATGGGAAAAAAATAAGAAGAGAGAGTGATCAAAGAGTTTTATCAGAGGATTTGGTTAATATGGTAAAAAAGGGATTAGACGAGGTAGTTCAAAGAGGAACAGCTAGTAATATAGAAATGAGAAGTATAGGTGGGGGTGGAGGAAAAACAGGTTCGGCTCAGGCTGTACTAAATGGAAAAGAAACCGTACATGCATGGTTTACTGGGTACTTTCCCAAGGATAAGCCCAAATATGTAATAACTGTATTCATAGAGAGCGGCGACTCAGGTAGTACACAGGCTGCACCTGTTTTTGAAAAGGTTGCAAAAGAAATATATAAGATTGAGAATAAAAAATAG